One window from the genome of bacterium encodes:
- a CDS encoding response regulator transcription factor: MNGTSILVVEDEETLAESLRHNLIREGYEVTVVDDGRIALDTFRAKAADLVVLDLMLPGLGGFDVLRQIRASSEVPVVVVTAKDSEPDVVAGLELGADDYVTKPFSMRELMSRISANLRRASRGVHPPDSLVLDGGPVELDVDRHEVRVKGELVDFRPKEFELLEALLLRKGRLVHRQVLLEDIWGVPFFGDPKTLDVHIRRVREKVEDDPRSPKWIVTVRGLGYKFVVEG, translated from the coding sequence ATGAACGGGACGTCGATCCTGGTGGTCGAGGACGAGGAGACCCTCGCGGAGTCGCTCCGCCACAACCTGATCCGGGAGGGTTACGAGGTCACGGTGGTGGACGACGGTCGCATCGCCCTCGATACCTTCCGGGCCAAGGCCGCCGATCTGGTGGTTCTGGACCTGATGTTGCCCGGACTGGGCGGCTTCGACGTGCTGAGGCAGATCCGGGCCTCGTCCGAAGTGCCGGTGGTGGTGGTCACCGCCAAGGATTCGGAGCCCGACGTGGTGGCCGGCCTCGAGCTCGGCGCCGATGACTACGTCACCAAGCCCTTCTCCATGCGGGAGCTGATGTCCCGGATCAGCGCCAACCTTCGCCGGGCCTCCCGGGGTGTCCACCCTCCCGATTCCCTGGTGCTGGACGGTGGGCCGGTGGAACTGGACGTGGATCGCCATGAGGTCCGGGTCAAGGGCGAACTGGTGGACTTCCGGCCCAAGGAGTTCGAGCTACTGGAGGCGTTGCTCCTGCGCAAGGGCAGGCTGGTCCATCGGCAGGTCCTCCTGGAGGACATCTGGGGGGTGCCCTTCTTCGGCGACCCCAAGACGCTCGATGTGCACATCCGTCGCGTGCGAGAGAAGGTCGAGGATGATCCCCGTTCTCCAAAATGGATCGTCACGGTTCGGGGCCTGGGGTACAAGTTCGTCGTTGAGGGCTGA